One genomic window of Gallus gallus isolate bGalGal1 chromosome 34, bGalGal1.mat.broiler.GRCg7b, whole genome shotgun sequence includes the following:
- the KRT8 gene encoding keratin, type II cytoskeletal 8 isoform X1 gives MSVTITRKSVRSSSAVPVRSFSSRSFTAGPTVRMSAASAYGTLSGSRFGVGGLQRGPVAVSGGGIAAVTVNQSLLTPLNLDIDTSIQQVRKEEKEQIKTLNNRFASFIDKVRFLEQQNKMLETKWSLLQSQQPQRSDLRGLFEGYVGTLRRQLEGLGQERLRLEAELGSMQGLVEDFKNKYEEEINHRTEKENEFVLLKKDVDEAYMSKVELESRLESLTDEINFLRQLYDEELREMQSQISDTSVVLSMDNNRSLDLDSIIAEVKAQYEDIANRSRLEAETWYQSKYEELKTTAGKHGDDLRTTRSEISELNRMIQRIQAEIEVLKNQRATLETAIAEAEERGEMALKDARAKLSELEAALQKAKQDLARQLREYQELMNVKLALDIEIATYRKLLEGEESRLESGMQNLSIHTRTTGYSGGFGGGFGSSFSTGYTVTPPALESAAVPKSRAIVIKKIETRDGKLVSECADVLTN, from the exons ATGTCTGTCACCATCACCAGGAAATCTGTGCGGAGCAGCTCGGCGGTCCCGGTCCGATCCTTCAGCTCCCGTTCCTTCACCGCCGGCCCCACCGTGAGGATGAGCGCGGCCTCAGCCTACGGCACCCTCAGCGGGAGCCGTTTTGGGGTCGGGGGGCTGCAGCGGGGCCCCGTGGCCGTGTCAGGGGGTGGCATCGCGGCTGTCACCGTCAACCAGAGCCTCCTGACCCCCCTCAACCTGGATATCGACACCAGCATCCAGCAGGTGcgcaaggaggagaaggagcagatCAAGACCCTCAACAACCGCTTTGCTTCCTTCATCGACAAG GTCCGGTTCctggagcagcagaacaagatGTTGGAGACCAAATGGAGCCTCCTGCAGTCTCAGCAGCCACAGCGCAGCGACCTGCGGGGGCTCTTCGAGGGCTACGTGGGGACCCTGAGGAGGCAGCTGGAGGGGCTGGGCCAGGAACGGCTGCGGCTGGAGGCTGAGCTGGGCAGCATGCAGGGGCTGGTGGAGGACTTCAAGAACAA GTATGAGGAGGAGATCAACCACCGcactgagaaggaaaatgagttTGTGCTGCTGAAAAAG GATGTGGACGAAGCATATATGAGCAAAGTGGAGCTGGAGTCACGGCTGGAGAGTCTGACGGACGAGATCAACTTCCTGCGGCAGCTCTACGATGAG GAGCTGCGGGAGATGCAGTCGCAGATCTCTGACACCTCCGTGGTTCTGTCCATGGACAACAACCGCAGCCTGGACCTGGACAGCATCATTGCGGAGGTGAAGGCGCAGTATGAGGACATCGCCAACCGCAGCAGGCTGGAGGCTGAGACCTGGTACCAGAGCAAG TATGAGGAGCTGAAGACAACGGCCGGCAAACACGGCGACGACCTGCGCACCACCCGCAGCGAGATCAGCGAGCTCAACCGGATGATCCAGAGGATTCAGGCCGAGATcgaggtgctcaagaaccag CGAGCCACCCTGGAGACAGCCATTGCAGAGGCAGAGGAGCGGGGGGAGATGGCTCTGAAGGACGCCAGAGCCAAACTGTCTGAActggaggcagctctgcagaaggcgAAGCAGGACCTGGCCCGGCAGCTGCGTGAGTACCAGGAGCTGATGAATGTCAAGCTGGCCCTGGACATCGAGATTGCGACCTacaggaagctgctggaggGCGAGGAGAGCAG GTTGGAGTCAGGAATGCAGAACCTCAGCATCCACACCCGGACCACGGGGTACTCAG gaggatttggggggggctttgggagCTCCTTCTCCACAGGTTACACCGTGACCCCCCCCGCGCTGGAGAGTGCTGCTGTCCCCAAATCTCGTGCCATCGTCATCAAGAAGATTGAGACCCGCGATGGCAAGCTGGTGTCTGAGTGCGCCGATGTCCTCACCAACTGA
- the KRT8 gene encoding keratin, type II cytoskeletal 8 isoform X2, with the protein MSAASAYGTLSGSRFGVGGLQRGPVAVSGGGIAAVTVNQSLLTPLNLDIDTSIQQVRKEEKEQIKTLNNRFASFIDKVRFLEQQNKMLETKWSLLQSQQPQRSDLRGLFEGYVGTLRRQLEGLGQERLRLEAELGSMQGLVEDFKNKYEEEINHRTEKENEFVLLKKDVDEAYMSKVELESRLESLTDEINFLRQLYDEELREMQSQISDTSVVLSMDNNRSLDLDSIIAEVKAQYEDIANRSRLEAETWYQSKYEELKTTAGKHGDDLRTTRSEISELNRMIQRIQAEIEVLKNQRATLETAIAEAEERGEMALKDARAKLSELEAALQKAKQDLARQLREYQELMNVKLALDIEIATYRKLLEGEESRLESGMQNLSIHTRTTGYSGGFGGGFGSSFSTGYTVTPPALESAAVPKSRAIVIKKIETRDGKLVSECADVLTN; encoded by the exons ATGAGCGCGGCCTCAGCCTACGGCACCCTCAGCGGGAGCCGTTTTGGGGTCGGGGGGCTGCAGCGGGGCCCCGTGGCCGTGTCAGGGGGTGGCATCGCGGCTGTCACCGTCAACCAGAGCCTCCTGACCCCCCTCAACCTGGATATCGACACCAGCATCCAGCAGGTGcgcaaggaggagaaggagcagatCAAGACCCTCAACAACCGCTTTGCTTCCTTCATCGACAAG GTCCGGTTCctggagcagcagaacaagatGTTGGAGACCAAATGGAGCCTCCTGCAGTCTCAGCAGCCACAGCGCAGCGACCTGCGGGGGCTCTTCGAGGGCTACGTGGGGACCCTGAGGAGGCAGCTGGAGGGGCTGGGCCAGGAACGGCTGCGGCTGGAGGCTGAGCTGGGCAGCATGCAGGGGCTGGTGGAGGACTTCAAGAACAA GTATGAGGAGGAGATCAACCACCGcactgagaaggaaaatgagttTGTGCTGCTGAAAAAG GATGTGGACGAAGCATATATGAGCAAAGTGGAGCTGGAGTCACGGCTGGAGAGTCTGACGGACGAGATCAACTTCCTGCGGCAGCTCTACGATGAG GAGCTGCGGGAGATGCAGTCGCAGATCTCTGACACCTCCGTGGTTCTGTCCATGGACAACAACCGCAGCCTGGACCTGGACAGCATCATTGCGGAGGTGAAGGCGCAGTATGAGGACATCGCCAACCGCAGCAGGCTGGAGGCTGAGACCTGGTACCAGAGCAAG TATGAGGAGCTGAAGACAACGGCCGGCAAACACGGCGACGACCTGCGCACCACCCGCAGCGAGATCAGCGAGCTCAACCGGATGATCCAGAGGATTCAGGCCGAGATcgaggtgctcaagaaccag CGAGCCACCCTGGAGACAGCCATTGCAGAGGCAGAGGAGCGGGGGGAGATGGCTCTGAAGGACGCCAGAGCCAAACTGTCTGAActggaggcagctctgcagaaggcgAAGCAGGACCTGGCCCGGCAGCTGCGTGAGTACCAGGAGCTGATGAATGTCAAGCTGGCCCTGGACATCGAGATTGCGACCTacaggaagctgctggaggGCGAGGAGAGCAG GTTGGAGTCAGGAATGCAGAACCTCAGCATCCACACCCGGACCACGGGGTACTCAG gaggatttggggggggctttgggagCTCCTTCTCCACAGGTTACACCGTGACCCCCCCCGCGCTGGAGAGTGCTGCTGTCCCCAAATCTCGTGCCATCGTCATCAAGAAGATTGAGACCCGCGATGGCAAGCTGGTGTCTGAGTGCGCCGATGTCCTCACCAACTGA